Proteins encoded together in one Musa acuminata AAA Group cultivar baxijiao chromosome BXJ3-6, Cavendish_Baxijiao_AAA, whole genome shotgun sequence window:
- the LOC135639791 gene encoding transcription factor bHLH94-like, with protein MALEAVALPQDLFGCAMNELYNMGGAAWCYAFGDEGEEKGVALDCKISGGGGGGVHGNLDVSSGASSSLLETAAKDGALVIGREATAGGRKRRRTKVFKNQEEVENQRMTHIAVERNRRKQMNEYLAVLQSLMPASYVQRGDQASIIGGAINFVKELEQLVQSLEARKRVEQRMDAAPFADFFTFPQYSTTGSRSANNDCADEGATENRPAVADIEVTMVESHANLKVLSRRRPKQLLKMVLGLQNLRLTTLHLNVTSIAEMAFYSFSLKVEDDCQLTSVDEIATAVHQMVGTIQEDADRDSNL; from the exons atgGCACTGGAAGCTGTGGCGCTCCCACAGGACCTCTTCGGTTGCGCCATGAACGAGTTGTACAACATGGGAGGAGCAGCGTGGTGCTACGCCTTTGGTGATGAGGGGGAGGAGAAGGGTGTGGCGTTAGATTGTAAGAtaagtggtggtggaggaggtggcGTGCATGGGAATTTGGACGTCTCTTCGGGTGCAAGCTCGTCGCTGCTGGAGACAGCTGCCAAGGACGGCGCCTTGGTCATCGGCCGAGAGGCAACGGCAGGGGGGAGGAAGAGGCGGCGCACCAAGGTTTTCAAGAACCAGGAGGAGGTGGAAAACCAAAGGATGACCCACATCGCCGTGGAGCGGAACCGGCGGAAGCAGATGAACGAGTACCTGGCTGTGCTCCAATCACTCATGCCGGCCTCCTACGTTCAAAGG GGTGATCAAGCATCGATCATCGGAGGGGCGATAAACTTCGTCAAAGAGCTCGAACAACTGGTCCAATCCCTCGAGGCTCGAAAGCGAGTCGAGCAACGCATGGACGCGGCTCCGTTCGCCGACTTCTTCACCTTCCCCCAGTATTCGACCACCGGTTCGCGCAGCGCAAACAATGACTGCGCGGACGAGGGGGCGACGGAGAACCGGCCGGCTGTGGCTGACATAGAGGTGACCATGGTGGAGAGCCACGCCAACCTCAAGGTCCTCTCCAGGCGGCGGCCGAAGCAGCTGCTGAAGATGGTGCTGGGGCTGCAGAACCTCCGGCTGACCACCCTCCACCTCAACGTGACCTCCATTGCCGAGATGGCCTTCTACTCTTTCAGCCTGAAG GTGGAAGACGATTGCCAACTGACATCGGTGGATGAAATTGCAACTGCGGTCCATCAGATGGTTGGGACGATTCAGGAGGATGCTGATCG